The genomic stretch CAGGGGCCCATGAGAGGACGATGAAACGGCGATGAGAACTTTCTCAGGCGGCGGGGAGACGGAGCGTGAAGCGGCTGCCCGCCTTGGGGAGGCTCTCGAGCGACAGGGAGCCGCCGTGATCGACCGCGACGGAGCGGGCAATGGCGAGCCCGAAGCCCGAGCCGCCGGTCTCGCGCGAGCGCGCCTCGTCGAGCCGGACGAACGGCTCGAAGATCCGCTCGGCCTCCGCCGGATCGACGCCGATGCCCGTGTCCGCCACGACGAGGACGGCCCAGCGATCCGTCCGCGCCAGCGACAGCTCGACCGTCCCGCCTGACGGCGTGTACTTCACCGCGTTCTCCACGAGGTTGAGGAGCGCCCGGCGGAGGGCCGAGGAATCGCCCAGCGCGGCCACAGGCTCGACGCCCGCGAGGCGCACCTCGACGCCGGTCCCGTGGGCCAGCCGCGCGCCGAGCTCGAGCACCTCGAGAAGCAGCGGCTCTAGCTCGACCCGCACCCGGAGCCCGGTCGCGCCGGCGGCCGAGCGAGACAGCAGCAGGAGATCCTCGGCGAGCCGGACCAGCCGGTTCACCTCCTCGAGGCTCCCCACGAGGACGCGCCGGTACTCCTCGGGCGAGCGCCGGGCGCGCAGGGCCACCTCGATGCCACCCCGGAGCGCCGTGAGCGGGGTGCGCAGCTCGTGGGCGGCGTCTGCCGTGAAGCGCCGCATCTGGCCGAAGGCTTCTTCCAGCCTGGCCAGCATACCGTTCAGCGTCTGGGCGAGGTGGTCGAGCTCGTCGTGCGCGCCCCGGGGGGCGAGGCGCCGGGCGAGGTTCTCGGCCGTGATCCGGCGCGCCGTCCGCGACATGTCGTTGACCGGAGCGAGCGCGGCCCGCGCGATGACGGCGCCGCCGCCCGCCGCCAGGCCCACGCCCAGGGGCACGAGCGCGAGGAGGATCTGCAGGTACCGGCCGAGCGCCCCCTGGACTCGCCGCAGCGAGAGACCGACCTGGATGATCTCGGACGGATCGCCGGCGCCCTGCACGGGAAGGGTGAGCAGGCGCACCGGCTCGCCCCGATCCAGCGACACCGTCTCGAACGTGCGCTTCCCCCGCACCGCGTTCTGCCGCGCCCTGGAGGACAGCGGGAGCGATCGCTGGCGAAGGGATCCGGCGCGGGGATTCGGCTGCCCGCGCGGGCCCAGGAATTGGAAGAACTTGTCGTGGAACTCCGGGCCCAGGAGATCCCGGAGCGCCGCCTCGGCGTCGCTGCCGGGCGCGGCGCCCGACGTCGAGTAGCCCGCGTCGCGGATGACCTGGGCCACCGTGACCAGGGAGGCATCCACGTCCTGCGCGAGGGTCCAGGCGAGCACGTGGTACGAGAGCCCCCCGATCAGCACGAGGATCGTGAGCAGGAGCCCGGTGTACCAGAGGGTCAAGCGGGTGCGGATCGACAGCGGACCGAGCCTCACGCTTCGTCCTTCATGACGTAGCCGGCCCCGCGAACCGTCTGCAGGAGCTTGCGCTCCCCCTCCCGGTCAATCTTCCGGCGCAGGTAGCCCACGTAGACGTCGATGATGTTGCTCTCGGGGTCGAAGCCGAGCCCCCAGACATGCTCGGCCAGCATGGGTCGGGTGAGCACCCGGCCCGGGTGGCGCAGGAAGTACTCGAGGAGCGCGTACTCGCGCGTGGTGAGCGTGATGCGCCGCGCGCCCCGCGCGACCTCGCGCGTGGCCGGGTCCAGGGTGAGATCGGCGAGCCGCAGCACAGGCGCCCGCTGGCCCTGGCCGCGGCGGAGGAGCGCGCGGACCCGCGCGAGGAATTCCTCGAAGGAGAACGGCTTGGTCAGGTAGTCGTCGGCGCCGAGATCGAGACCCGCCACCCTGTCAGGGACGCTGTCCCGGGCCGTGAGGAGGAGGACCGGCGTCTCGATCCGTTGCTGGCGCATGGCCTTGAGGACGGCGAAGCCGTCCTGCTTGGGCAGCATCACGTCCAGGACCACGAGATCGTAGGGGGGGCCGGCGAGGATCAGGTCCGAGGCGACGGCGCCGTCGGCCGCCACCTCCACGGTGTACCCTTCCTCCTGGAGCCCCTGGCGGATGAAGCCCGCAACCTTCCGCTCGTCCTCCACGACGAGTACGCGCATCTCGTGCGTACACTACCACCGATCCCGAGCCGCGATCCGCGCAGGGCTCACGACATCTCCTCCACCGCAGGGTCCGCGGTCAGGGTCAGGCGGTCATGGCACCGGGGGCAGGCGAGTGTCTGCTCCCGGCGGAAGCGCTGCCCCGCCAGGAACTCCTGCTCGACCCCGCAGCGCGGACAGGCGCCCCGCACGCTCAGCAGCCGCCGGTCCTCCCGCAAGCGGAGTCCGGCCGTGATGGCGCCCGCAGCAAGGAAGCTCGGGACGAGCACGAAGTGGACCACGGGCAGGAACACGGCGACGGCCGCGAGCCCCCAGAAGCCGCCGAGGGCCGCCAGCGCGCGGGTCGCGCGCCGCTGCGAGCTCTGCTGGAGCACCGTGGCCGTCACGAGCCGCGGTGGCGCGCCGAAGGCGCTGAGCGAGGCCGGCACCGTGAAGACGGAGCCGGCTCGACTGGCCGCCCAGCGCGACCGCGTCTTGCCCGGCGAGGCGCTCTGGCCGGCGCGCGCCTCGCTCATCCGGGCGCCCCTGGATCCGCCGCCGGGACCAGCTCCACCTGGCGGATCCGCAGCTTCCCCTCGCGCACCAGCATCGACACGAAGGCGTTCGCCTCCCCCTCGGAGATGCCGAGCCTCCGCCCGAGCTCCTGCAGGCTCATGGCGCCGTGGTTCTCCAGACATCCCAAGATCTCGCCATCGATGGCGGTCCACCAATCGATCATGATCGCTCCCGTGCCAGGGCGGCTGCGGCCCTGAAGAACGCTCCCGTGTGCTCCCAGACATCCCTGATAGGGAGCGGCTTGAAGCCGGCCGTCACGGCGGACACCCGCCCGCTCCGGCCGGCGCAGCTGACTACTTCCTCGCCATGTGCCCCATCCTGGCGATCGTCTTGGCCGTCAGGTGGCCGCCGGCGCCCACGTAGCCCACCTTGGCCCTCTCCCCCGCCTTGAGCTTCGCCAGCGTCGGCTCGGCTCCCTTGTCCACGGCGAAGGTCAGCTCCCTCGACTTGCGCGAGCACTCGCTGCATCGCAGCATCACCTCCGTCCAGGTATCGCGACGCAACGGAGAGTAACAGGCGAGGATGAGAGGGCGGTGAGGGGGAGATGAGAAGTTGCTCAGGAACCCGGACGGCCTACGCCTCGCGGCGGGACCGGTTGGCGCTCCGGGCAGGCCAGAGCCTCAGGGGGTCCCTGGGGTCCGTTTTGCGGCCGGCCCCCTCTCCGGCGCCGCTGGCATGTCGTTCGGCCGCTTCGCCGTCGCCAACGTGTTCGGGGGGGCCGTGTACGTGCCAGTGGTGGTCGCCGCCGG from Candidatus Rokuibacteriota bacterium encodes the following:
- a CDS encoding HAMP domain-containing protein, coding for MRLGPLSIRTRLTLWYTGLLLTILVLIGGLSYHVLAWTLAQDVDASLVTVAQVIRDAGYSTSGAAPGSDAEAALRDLLGPEFHDKFFQFLGPRGQPNPRAGSLRQRSLPLSSRARQNAVRGKRTFETVSLDRGEPVRLLTLPVQGAGDPSEIIQVGLSLRRVQGALGRYLQILLALVPLGVGLAAGGGAVIARAALAPVNDMSRTARRITAENLARRLAPRGAHDELDHLAQTLNGMLARLEEAFGQMRRFTADAAHELRTPLTALRGGIEVALRARRSPEEYRRVLVGSLEEVNRLVRLAEDLLLLSRSAAGATGLRVRVELEPLLLEVLELGARLAHGTGVEVRLAGVEPVAALGDSSALRRALLNLVENAVKYTPSGGTVELSLARTDRWAVLVVADTGIGVDPAEAERIFEPFVRLDEARSRETGGSGFGLAIARSVAVDHGGSLSLESLPKAGSRFTLRLPAA
- a CDS encoding response regulator transcription factor, producing MRVLVVEDERKVAGFIRQGLQEEGYTVEVAADGAVASDLILAGPPYDLVVLDVMLPKQDGFAVLKAMRQQRIETPVLLLTARDSVPDRVAGLDLGADDYLTKPFSFEEFLARVRALLRRGQGQRAPVLRLADLTLDPATREVARGARRITLTTREYALLEYFLRHPGRVLTRPMLAEHVWGLGFDPESNIIDVYVGYLRRKIDREGERKLLQTVRGAGYVMKDEA
- a CDS encoding zinc ribbon domain-containing protein is translated as MSEARAGQSASPGKTRSRWAASRAGSVFTVPASLSAFGAPPRLVTATVLQQSSQRRATRALAALGGFWGLAAVAVFLPVVHFVLVPSFLAAGAITAGLRLREDRRLLSVRGACPRCGVEQEFLAGQRFRREQTLACPRCHDRLTLTADPAVEEMS
- a CDS encoding winged helix-turn-helix domain-containing protein encodes the protein MIDWWTAIDGEILGCLENHGAMSLQELGRRLGISEGEANAFVSMLVREGKLRIRQVELVPAADPGAPG